The following proteins come from a genomic window of Lycium ferocissimum isolate CSIRO_LF1 chromosome 4, AGI_CSIRO_Lferr_CH_V1, whole genome shotgun sequence:
- the LOC132052288 gene encoding calnexin homolog, producing MEERNRRILIQYTLLLLAGCFVSQLYASSDVKFYESFDKAFDGRWIVSEKEDYNGVWKHAKSEGHDDHGLLVSEKARKYAIVKELDDVVDLKDGTVVLQYEVRFQEGLECGGAYLKYLRPQEAGWIPKEFNNESPYTIMFGPDKCGATDKVHFILKHKNPKSGEYIEHHLKFPPSVPSDKLTHVYTAVLRPDNALLILIDGEEKKKANFLSNDDFEPPLVPVKTIPDPDDKKPEDWDERAKIPDPDAKKPDDWDEDAPMEIEDEEAEKPEGWLDDEPEEIDDPEATKPEDWVDEEDGEWEAPKIDNPKCEEAPGCGEWKRPMKSNPAYKGKWHAPLIDNPNYKGIWKPRDIPNPNYFELDRPNFEPIAAIGIEIWTMQDGILFDNVLITSDEKVANSYRNTAWKTKFDVEKEKQKAEEAAISGGLNGFQKMVFDLLYKVAEIPFLGERKSKVLDFLEKAEKQPNLIVGAVISIIIVIFTVLLKLTFGGKKQLPATATGKAKKSDGAEASSSNSQGATEEKKEKNEDAAAAARRRTRRED from the exons ATGGAAGAGCGGAATCGGAGGATCTTGATCCAATATACATTGTTGCTATTGGCCGGTTGCTTTGTGTCTCAACTATACGCCTCTTCAGATGTG AAATTTTACGAGTCATTCGATAAGGCATTTGATGGGCGTTGGATTGTGTCTGAGAAGGAGGACTATAATG GTGTGTGGAAACATGCCAAGAGTGAAGGACATGATGACCATGGGCTTCTTGTGAGTGAGAAGGCAAGGAAATATGCTATTGTCAAGGAGCTTGACGATGTTGTCGACCTTAAAGATGGAACTGTGGTTCTTCAATATGAAGTTCGCTTCCAGGAAGGACTTGAGTGTGGTGGTGCTTATCTTAAATACCTCCGCCCCCAGGAGGCAGGATGGATCCCTAAGGAATTCAATAACGAGTCTCCCTATACTATAATGTTTGGACCAGATAAATGTGGAGCCACTGACAAGGTTCACTTCATCTTGAAACATAAGAATCCTAAGAGCGGGGAGTACATTGAGCACCACCTTAAGTTTCCACCATCTGTACCTTCTGACAAACTAACCCATGTTTACACTGCTGTACTGAGACCAGACAATGCTTTGCTGATCCTAATTGACGgggaagagaagaagaaggctAACTTCCtttcaaatgatgattttgagccACCTCTTGTTCCTGTGAAGACCATTCCAGATCCAGATGATAAGAAGCCCGAGGATTGGGATGAGAGGGCAAAAATTCCAGACCCAGATGCTAAGAAACCAGATGATTGGGATGAGGATGCACCAATGGAAATTGAAGATGAGGAAGCTGAGAAGCCTGAGGGATGGTTGGATGATGAGCCTGAAGAGATCGATGATCCTGAGGCAACAAAGCCTGAAGATTGGGTTGATGAGGAAGATGGTGAATGGGAAGCTCCAAAAATTGACAACCCAAAGTGTGAAGAAGCCCCTGGGTGTGGAGAATGGAAAAGACCAATGAAGAGCAATCCAGCTTACAAGGGAAAATGGCATGCTCCACTGATTGACAACCCCAATTACAAGGGTATTTGGAAGCCAAGGGATATTCCAAATCCCAACTACTTCGAACTCGATAGGCCCAATTTTGAGCCTATTGCAGCAATTGGCATTGAAATCTGGACAATGCAAGATGGTATATTATTTGACAATGTCTTGATAACAAGTGATGAGAAAGTTGCAAACTCATACAGGAACACTGCATGGAAGACCAAGTTTGATGTAGAGAAAGAGAAACAGAAGGCTGAGGAAGCAGCGATCTCTGGTGGGCTCAATGGATTCCAG AAAATGGTATTTGATCTCCTCTACAAGGTGGCTGAAATTCCCTTCTTGGGCGAACGCAAGTCCAAAGTACTG gattttcttgaaaaggCCGAGAAACAGCCCAATCTCATAGTTGGTGCAGTCATATCAATCATAATTGTCATTTTCACAGTTCTCTTGAAGCTCACCTTTGGTGGAAAGAAGCAGCTACCT GCAACAGCTACTGGAAAGGCTAAGAAAAGTGATGGCGCTGAGGCATCAAGTTCAAACAGCCAAGGAGCCACGgaggagaaaaaagagaagaatgaGGATGCTGCCGCAGCTGCTCGTAGGAGGACTAGACGTGAAGATTAG
- the LOC132053930 gene encoding uncharacterized protein LOC132053930 encodes MALRTSSLWKNMATRLRGNSTFATSTTPKLRSYAHTAYVNHPDAKPRRMKLEYCPVYVALGMIALQIFLGLETIVHQLRRSPNVCKFAPVCVKKSRREIVAEVDEPDLVLEEADKFLKKSWFRHIAHVQDFDDQSVMHDPMRGDVLARKPRAVTLKSVGVDPNPHAH; translated from the exons ATGGCATTGAGAACTTCA AGTTTGTGGAAAAATATGGCCACTCGACTGAGAGGAAATTCTACTTTTGCGACATCTACTACTCCTAAATTGAGGTCATACGCCCATACTGCTTATGTCAATCATCCAGATGCTAAGCCAAG GAGAATGAAGTTGGAGTATTGTCCGGTGTATGTGGCACTAGGAATGATAGCGCTTCAAATATTTTTAGGGTTAGAAACAATTGTGCACCAGCTGAGGCGATCACCTAATGTGT GTAAATTCGCCCCTGTGTGTGTGAAGAAATCAAGGAGAGAAATTGTAGCGGAGGTGGATGAGCCTGACCTTGTGCTGGAAGAagccgataagttcctaaaGAAATCATGGTTCAGACATATAGCTCATGTTCAGGATTTTGATGATCAATCTGTTATGCATGATCCCATGCGTGGGGATGTTCTCGCCAG GAAGCCTCGAGCTGTGACATTGAAATCCGTGGGAGTTGATCCAAACCCACACGCACACTGA